One window of the Bradyrhizobium sp. NP1 genome contains the following:
- a CDS encoding isocitrate/isopropylmalate dehydrogenase family protein, giving the protein MSANSAFHIAVLAGDGIGPEVMAPALEVLRRIEARSGLKFRFTDAPAGASHYRETGKSMPDSTIRLCEEADAILLGACGLPSVRYPDNTEIAPQIELRFHFDLYAGVRPARLIPGVSSPIVGADARGIDLVVIRESTEGLFASMGKGVVTDSEARETLVITRKTSERLFEFSFRLAERRKARGRGHGGLTCVDKANVFKAFAFFREMFDEAARRHPAVKADRVYVDACAAMLVKRPWDFDVMVTENMFGDILSDLTAGLIGGMGMAPSADIGDRHAVFQPCHGTAPDIMGQGKANPTAMILSAAMMLDWLADRHGVESAADAAERIERAVDKVYADGIKPIEFGGRNGTDDVARAVLAAL; this is encoded by the coding sequence ATGTCGGCCAACAGCGCCTTCCACATCGCCGTCCTCGCCGGTGACGGCATCGGCCCGGAGGTGATGGCGCCGGCGCTCGAGGTGCTGCGCAGGATCGAGGCGAGGTCCGGCCTGAAATTCCGTTTCACGGACGCGCCGGCCGGCGCCAGCCATTACCGGGAGACCGGCAAGTCGATGCCGGACTCCACCATCCGGCTGTGCGAGGAGGCGGACGCCATCCTGCTTGGCGCCTGCGGGCTGCCCTCGGTGCGCTACCCCGACAACACCGAGATCGCGCCGCAGATCGAGCTGCGCTTCCATTTCGATCTCTATGCCGGCGTGCGTCCGGCGCGGCTCATTCCGGGGGTGTCGAGCCCGATCGTCGGCGCGGATGCGCGCGGCATCGATCTTGTCGTCATCAGGGAGTCCACCGAGGGCCTGTTCGCGTCGATGGGCAAGGGCGTCGTCACCGACAGCGAGGCGCGCGAGACGCTGGTGATCACGCGCAAAACCTCGGAGCGGCTGTTCGAGTTCTCGTTCCGCCTTGCCGAGCGGCGCAAGGCGCGCGGCCGCGGTCATGGCGGGCTGACCTGCGTCGACAAGGCCAACGTATTCAAGGCGTTCGCGTTCTTTCGCGAGATGTTTGACGAGGCGGCGAGGCGCCATCCAGCGGTGAAGGCCGACCGTGTCTATGTCGATGCCTGCGCGGCGATGCTGGTCAAGCGTCCCTGGGACTTCGACGTCATGGTCACCGAGAACATGTTCGGCGATATTCTGTCCGACCTCACGGCCGGATTGATCGGCGGCATGGGCATGGCGCCATCGGCCGACATCGGCGACCGCCACGCGGTGTTCCAGCCTTGTCACGGCACGGCGCCTGATATCATGGGGCAGGGCAAGGCCAACCCGACTGCGATGATCCTGTCGGCGGCGATGATGCTGGACTGGCTCGCCGACAGGCATGGCGTGGAGAGCGCGGCTGATGCCGCCGAGCGCATCGAGCGCGCGGTCGACAAGGTCTATGCCGATGGCATCAAGCCGATCGAGTTCGGCGGCCGCAACGGCACGGACGATGTTGCCAGGGCGGTGCTGGCGGCGCTGTAG
- a CDS encoding thioesterase domain-containing protein produces the protein MFLLRGFMNIFSLGMDQLAYELQQKGIRADVSNHASWSSVASEAAAECKSGKIGSVILVGHSLGAGAAVDAARQLQQDGVRVALVVTLDPVSTTHAPSNVARLENYYLSNGVGAAVQKDAGFHGKLQNIDLANRPDAGHVAVSRLPDIHKRIIAQISAASGISCR, from the coding sequence GTGTTCCTGCTGCGCGGCTTCATGAACATTTTCTCGCTCGGCATGGACCAGCTTGCCTATGAGCTCCAGCAAAAGGGCATCAGGGCCGACGTGTCCAACCACGCGTCGTGGTCGTCGGTGGCCAGCGAAGCGGCGGCGGAGTGCAAATCGGGCAAGATTGGCTCGGTCATCCTGGTCGGCCATTCGCTGGGCGCCGGCGCGGCTGTCGACGCGGCCCGTCAGCTTCAGCAGGACGGCGTGCGCGTCGCGCTGGTGGTGACGCTCGACCCGGTTTCCACCACCCACGCTCCCAGCAACGTGGCGCGGCTGGAGAACTACTACCTCTCCAACGGTGTCGGCGCGGCCGTGCAGAAGGACGCGGGCTTCCACGGCAAGCTGCAGAACATCGACCTCGCCAACCGGCCGGACGCCGGTCACGTGGCGGTGTCGCGGTTGCCCGACATCCACAAGCGCATCATCGCGCAAATCTCGGCGGCTTCAGGGATTTCCTGCCGCTGA